One Bacteroidota bacterium genomic window carries:
- a CDS encoding GNAT family N-acetyltransferase, which translates to MYLKTLQDKNSNYNQSTIPQFIIEDELYITRLARTPIELDEALKLRFEVFNLEMGEGLQSSFQTLRDEDDFDQQCHHLIIIEKASQKIIGTYRMQSYDIAKEGKGFYSNDEFVLDSLPVSIIENAAELGRACIARDFRNKKTLYLLWCGIARYAQYTEKRYLFGCCSLKSQDDLEGIKLWQQLKDAGHLDKNFLIGTQPEYTIRANKLIANQPEIEMPPLLGMYLRYGATVISYPAIDRAFKTIDYLVLLDTHQLSPVARRMFFGE; encoded by the coding sequence ATGTATCTGAAAACCCTTCAGGATAAAAATAGTAACTACAACCAAAGTACCATTCCCCAGTTTATCATTGAAGATGAACTATACATTACCAGACTTGCCAGAACCCCGATTGAACTCGACGAAGCCTTAAAACTTCGCTTCGAAGTGTTTAACCTTGAAATGGGAGAAGGCTTGCAATCTTCTTTTCAAACCCTGCGCGACGAAGATGATTTCGACCAGCAGTGCCACCATTTAATTATTATTGAAAAAGCTAGCCAAAAAATTATTGGCACCTACCGGATGCAGTCTTACGATATTGCTAAAGAAGGTAAAGGTTTTTATTCCAACGATGAGTTTGTGCTTGATTCATTGCCGGTTTCGATAATTGAAAATGCAGCAGAATTAGGCCGTGCCTGTATTGCACGCGATTTTCGTAACAAAAAAACATTGTACCTGCTCTGGTGTGGTATTGCACGTTATGCCCAGTACACCGAAAAACGGTATCTATTTGGTTGCTGCTCGCTAAAAAGCCAAGATGACCTGGAAGGTATAAAACTCTGGCAACAGCTTAAAGATGCAGGTCACCTCGATAAAAACTTCCTGATAGGCACCCAGCCAGAGTATACCATTCGTGCCAACAAACTAATAGCCAACCAGCCCGAGATAGAAATGCCCCCGCTACTGGGCATGTACCTGCGCTATGGTGCTACTGTAATAAGTTACCCAGCCATCGACAGGGCCTTTAAAACCATCGATTATCTGGTACTACTCGACACCCATCAGTTATCTCCTGTGGCAAGACGAATGTTCTTTGGTGAATAA
- a CDS encoding transketolase has translation MTKSAHSLPATKDQILRDYKTGWQSRYLSMAGRKEVLTGKAKFGIFGDGKEIPQLVLAHFFEKGDWRSGYYRDQTLMLATEMFTLEEFFYQLYGATNIEQNPSNGGRSFNNHFGSRILKENGEWIDLMAQKNSAADLSPTAGQMPRSIGLALASKIYRHNKTLHDETTFSNKGNEVVFATIGDASTSEGHFFEILNAAGVLQVPLVTCVWDDGYGISVEKEKQTIKGSISEALSGFEKKDKSNGLLIYRGKGWDYEGLFDIFSEGIAQARKHHVPVLFHIDEITQPLGHSTSGSHERYKSAERLEWEKEYDGLAKLRELILQKKLATAAQLNAIEAEASTEVNKAREIAWKGFRKPINQHKQELMAIIKNRRCACRNEGIDKLSILVRNLEHTETPLRKDITSAARKLLRFVCSDCPEREDLQEKIKSWLAQNRSMNFEQYSSGVYSENEKSVLHQEGVPPLYPEKPEEVPGRLIIRDNFDKLFAKYPKLVAFGEDVGKIGGVNQTYEGLQEKYGISRIFDTGIRETSIMGKGIGLALRGFRPIAEIQYLDYLLYGLQTLSDDLATLHWRTTAGQSAPLIVSTRGHRLEGIWHAGSPIGMIINALRGIYLCVPRNMTQAAGFYNMLLEGQDPAIIIEPLNAYRLKEPMPQNLGEFKIALGVPEFICNGDDITVVTYGSSVRVAHEAALQLEEFGIFIDLIDAQTLLPFDINHSIVESLKRTHKIIFMDEDVPGGASAYMMQKVLEEQGGFDYLEMAPRTLSGRDHRPAYTSDGDYYSNPIADDLFEMAYEIMCKVNPNKFKPLQ, from the coding sequence ATGACCAAGAGCGCACATTCACTTCCTGCAACCAAAGACCAAATTCTTCGCGATTATAAAACCGGATGGCAAAGCCGCTATTTGAGCATGGCTGGCCGTAAAGAAGTACTTACCGGAAAGGCAAAATTTGGAATTTTTGGCGATGGCAAAGAAATTCCTCAGCTGGTGCTGGCACATTTTTTCGAAAAAGGCGACTGGCGATCGGGTTACTACCGCGACCAGACGCTGATGCTCGCCACAGAAATGTTTACGCTCGAAGAATTTTTTTACCAACTCTACGGGGCTACCAACATCGAGCAAAACCCTTCCAATGGTGGTCGTTCGTTTAACAACCATTTTGGTTCGCGCATCCTTAAAGAAAATGGCGAATGGATCGACCTGATGGCGCAAAAGAACTCTGCTGCCGATTTATCCCCTACAGCCGGCCAGATGCCCCGTTCGATTGGCCTGGCACTGGCATCGAAAATTTATAGACACAATAAAACCCTGCATGACGAAACTACTTTTTCGAACAAAGGAAACGAGGTTGTTTTTGCCACTATTGGTGATGCAAGCACTTCCGAGGGACACTTTTTTGAAATACTGAACGCAGCAGGTGTGTTGCAAGTACCCTTGGTAACCTGCGTGTGGGATGATGGCTATGGCATTTCGGTAGAAAAAGAAAAACAAACCATAAAAGGCAGCATCTCGGAAGCACTCAGCGGTTTTGAGAAAAAAGATAAGTCGAACGGATTGCTCATTTACCGCGGTAAAGGCTGGGATTATGAAGGGCTCTTCGATATCTTTAGCGAAGGTATAGCCCAGGCTCGCAAGCACCATGTGCCGGTGCTGTTTCATATCGACGAAATTACCCAACCCCTTGGGCATTCTACTTCGGGCTCGCATGAACGCTACAAATCGGCCGAACGGCTCGAATGGGAAAAGGAATATGACGGTCTTGCAAAATTGCGCGAATTGATTCTTCAAAAGAAACTCGCAACAGCAGCACAACTCAACGCCATTGAAGCTGAAGCCAGCACAGAAGTGAATAAAGCACGTGAAATTGCATGGAAAGGTTTCCGGAAGCCCATCAATCAGCACAAGCAGGAGCTGATGGCGATTATTAAAAACCGAAGATGTGCGTGTAGGAACGAAGGAATTGATAAACTTTCAATCTTGGTTCGTAACCTCGAACACACCGAAACCCCATTAAGAAAAGACATTACTTCTGCCGCCAGAAAACTTTTAAGGTTCGTGTGCAGCGATTGTCCAGAGCGCGAGGACCTACAGGAAAAAATTAAGTCCTGGCTGGCACAAAACAGGTCGATGAATTTTGAACAATACAGCTCAGGAGTCTATTCGGAGAATGAAAAATCGGTACTTCACCAGGAAGGAGTACCACCCCTATACCCAGAAAAACCTGAAGAGGTGCCAGGCAGGCTGATTATTCGCGACAACTTCGACAAACTGTTTGCCAAATACCCCAAACTGGTTGCCTTTGGCGAAGATGTAGGTAAGATTGGCGGTGTTAACCAAACTTACGAAGGCTTGCAGGAAAAATATGGCATAAGCCGCATTTTCGATACTGGCATTCGCGAAACAAGCATTATGGGCAAAGGTATAGGATTAGCCCTGAGGGGATTCAGGCCCATTGCCGAAATCCAATACCTCGATTACCTGCTTTACGGCCTGCAAACCCTCAGCGATGATCTGGCAACCCTTCACTGGCGCACTACCGCCGGCCAATCGGCACCCCTTATTGTAAGTACCCGTGGGCACAGGCTCGAAGGAATCTGGCATGCCGGTTCGCCCATAGGCATGATAATAAATGCCCTGCGCGGAATATATTTATGTGTGCCCCGCAACATGACTCAGGCGGCAGGATTTTACAATATGCTGCTCGAAGGACAAGACCCGGCCATCATCATTGAGCCACTCAATGCCTATCGCCTGAAGGAGCCCATGCCCCAAAACCTTGGCGAATTTAAAATCGCCCTCGGAGTGCCTGAATTTATCTGCAATGGCGACGACATTACCGTGGTAACCTATGGTTCGAGCGTACGTGTGGCACATGAGGCAGCCTTGCAACTCGAAGAATTTGGCATATTTATCGATTTGATAGATGCACAAACACTACTTCCCTTCGATATCAACCATTCGATTGTAGAATCATTGAAACGAACCCACAAGATTATTTTTATGGACGAAGATGTACCCGGAGGTGCTTCGGCTTACATGATGCAGAAAGTGCTCGAAGAGCAAGGCGGCTTTGATTACCTCGAAATGGCACCTCGTACCCTCTCCGGTCGCGACCACCGGCCGGCTTATACTTCCGATGGCGATTATTATTCGAACCCCATTGCCGACGACCTTTTTGAAATGGCGTATGAGATAATGTGCAAGGTCAACCCAAATAAGTTCAAACCACTTCAATAA